One Setaria italica strain Yugu1 chromosome I, Setaria_italica_v2.0, whole genome shotgun sequence DNA window includes the following coding sequences:
- the LOC101768839 gene encoding aquaporin PIP1-5: MEGKEEDVRLGANRYSERQPIGTAAQGSDDKDYKEPPPAPLFEAEELTSWSFYRAGIAEFVATFLFLYISILTVMGVSKSPSKCATVGIQGIAWSFGGMIFALVYCTAGISGGHINPAVTFGLFLARKLSLTRALFYMVMQCLGAICGAGVVKGFQQSLYMGNGGGANAVNPGYTKGDGLGAEIVGTFVLVYTVFSATDAKRSARDSHVPILAPLPIGFAVFLVHLATIPITGTGINPARSLGAAIVYNRSQAWNDHWIFWVGPFIGAALAAIYHVVIIRAIPFKSRD; this comes from the exons ATGGAGGGCAAGGAGGAGGATGTTCGTCTTGGCGCCAACCGCTACTCGGAGCGGCAGCCGATCGGCACGGCGGCGCAGGGCAGCGACGACAAGGACTACAAGGAGCCTCCCCCGGCGCCGCTGTTCGAGGCGGAGGAGCTGACGTCGTGGTCCTTCTACCGCGCGGGCATCGCCGAGTTCGTGGCCACCTTCCTGTTCCTCTACATCAGCATCCTGACGGTGATGGGCGTGAGCAAGTCGCCCAGCAAGTGCGCCACCGTGGGCATCCAGGGCATCGCCTGGTCCTTCGGCGGCATGATCTTCGCCCTCGTCTACTGCACGGCGGGCATCTCCGGCGGCCACATCAACCCGGCGGTCACCTTCGGGCTCTTCCTGGCGCGCAAGCTCTCGCTCACCCGCGCGCTCTTCTACATGGTGATGCAGTGCCTGGGCGCCAtctgcggcgccggcgtcgtcaAGGGCTTCCAGCAGAGCCTGTACAtgggcaacggcggcggcgccaacgcCGTGAACCCGGGCTACACCAAGGGCGACGGCCTCGGCGCCGAGATCGTCGGCACCTTCGTCCTCGTCTACACCGTCTTCTCCGCCACCGACGCCAAGCGCAGCGCGCGCGACTCGCACGTCCCCATCCTCGCGCCGCTCCCCATCGGATTCGCCGTCTTCCTCGTGCACCTCGCCACCATCCCCATCACCGGCACCGGCATCAACCCAGCGCGAAGCCTCGGAGCAGCCATCGTCTACAACAGGTCCCAAGCATGGAACGACCAC TGGATCTTCTGGGTTGGCCCCTTCATCGGCGCTGCTCTTGCGGCCATCTACCATGTGGTGATCATCAGGGCCATCCCCTTCAAGAGCCGCGACTAG
- the LOC101769254 gene encoding uncharacterized protein LOC101769254 isoform X1 has product MDEYHHRMGAAADFRRDLEDLVCDHLGGCFSPAPSSSSSCSAAGGGGAGHEPDEAESSAARRRRRESRLLSRWVARQAEEVLSSMEREVERRNREAELLALARLHPVSTLDPSSFLLSSPATPPPRPQPTAPPSLLQMWRELEHRRADADQPFDREPSPDTADRDRVRQIARRLTDPADGATAAAATGEWLGETERQRVRLVREWVQMASQPRDSRAASRRDEPPRLRGRQARLDVITRMARERQRELQGISGYHAVSEFPRRSRNRIQGLLRGRFLRNGALLVEEERPPSVAARELGQLRQSHRTPTLRSESVVSSQDVSQSDASVPESGRLLGNDESQRGAEARAFTDSEDSAQTVLENVDLQEADADRAEVHSPSIPLDGTAVMQESLTQGDNMRQDETEDDTVFWQSSLDSRLDRWPSEIEEGADRNWGDNAEDLHSETVEDDDREHDHLQEEPDDWHDDESHGTVENWQDDYQDSALDTGPIPRTENRFIPPDDDNVYSMELRELLSRRSVSNLLSNGFGESLERLIRSYVQRSGHGPLNWNLDATMPPSNSPNENQEQERNTETRQFQAPVNRPALVIPPPPLPPRQPLWHRELRHNNWSSRHRVHHADPEWDAINDLRSDMGRLQQGMSNMQRMLEACMDMQLELQRSVRQEVSAALNRFAGAEGSSMDLTDDGSKWNQVRKGTCCVCCDTQIDSLLYRCGHMCTCSKCANELVRSGGKCPLCRAPIVEVVRAYSVM; this is encoded by the exons ATGGACGAGTACCACCACCgcatgggcgccgccgccgacttccGCCGCGACCTCGAGGACCTCGTCTGCGACCACCTCGGCGGCTGCTTTTCGCCGGccccttcatcctcctcctcctgctccgccgccggggGAGGGGGCGCCGGCCATGAGCCCGACGAGGCCGAGTCCTCCGCcgcgcgcaggcgcaggcggGAGTCGCGCCTCCTCAGCCGCTGGGTCGCGCGCCAGGCCGAGGAGGTGCTCTCCTCCATGGAGCGCGAGGTCGAGCGCCGCAACCGCGAGGCCGAGCTCCTCGCCCTCGCGCGCCTCCACCCCGTCTCCAccctcgacccctcctccttcctcctctcctcgcccgccacgccgccgccgcgcccgcagcccaccgcgccgccctcgcTCCTCCAGATGTGGCGCGAGCTCGAGCACcgccgcgccgacgccgaccaGCCCTTCGACCGCGAGCCCTCCCCGGACACCGCCGACCGCGACCGCGTCCGCCAGATCGCGCGCCGCCTCACCGACCCCGccgacggcgccaccgccgcggccgccaccggGGAGTGGCTTGGCGAGACCGAGAGGCAGAGGGTCAGGCTCGTTAGAGAGTGGGTGCAGATGGCCAGCCAGCCGCGGGACTCCCGCGCAGCCTCGCGCAGGGATGAGCCTCCTCGCCTTCGTGGCCGCCAGGCGCGCTTGGATGTCATCACCCGGATGGCCAGGGAGCGCCAGCGCGAGCTGCAGGGGATATCAGGGTACCATGCCGTGTCCGAGTTCCCTCGCCGCAGCCGCAACCGCATCCAG GGATTGCTTAGAGGGAGGTTCTTGAGGAATGGGGCGCTTCTGGTTGAAGAGGAGCGACCACCGTCTGTGGCAGCGAGGGAGCTCGGGCAGTTGAGGCAGAGCCATCGCACGCCAACCTTGAG ATCAGAGAGTGTTGTAAGTAGTCAAGATGTTAGCCAGTCTGATGCTTCTGTGCCTGAAAGTGGTAGATTACTAGGTAACGATGAATCTCAACGAGGGGCTGAGGCCAGGGCTTTTACTGATAGTGAGGATTCAGCCCAAACTGTGCTGGAGAATGTGGATTTACAAGAGGCGGATGCAGATCGTGCTGAGGTACACTCACCAAGTATACCATTGGATGGCACGGCTGTGATGCAAGAGTCTCTTACTCAAGGTGATAATATGAGGCAAGATGAGACAGAAGATGACACGGTATTCTGGCAGTCATCTTTGGATAGCAGGCTGGATAGATGGCCCAGTGAGATCGAAGAGGGTGCTGACAGAAATTGGGGAGACAATGCAGAAGATTTACACAGTGAAACTGTGGAGGATGACGATAGGGAGCATGATCATCTCCAAGAGGAGCCTGATGACTGGCACGATGACGAGTCTCATGGTACCGTGGAAAACTGGCAAGATGATTACCAAGATTCCGCACTTGATACAGGCCCCATTCCTAGGACAGAAAATAGGTTTATCCCACCCGATGATGACAATGTGTATAGCATGGAACTTAGAGAATTACTTAGCAG GCGAAGTGTGTCCAATCTTCTGAGTAATGGCTTTGGTGAAAGTTTGGAGCGATTAATAAGGTCATATGTTCAACGGAGTGGTCATGGTCCCCTGAACTGGAATCTTGATGCGACTATGCCCCCTTCTAATTCACCAAATGAAAATCAGGAACAAGAAAGGAACACTGAGACTCGGCAATTCCAGGCTCCTGTCAACAGACCTGCCCTTGTTATCCCTCCTCCACCTTTGCCACCGCGACAGCCATTATGGCACAGAGAACTGCGTCATAACAACTGGAGCAGCAGACACAGGGTACATCATGCAGATCCC GAATGGGATGCTATTAATGATTTGAGAAGTGACATGGGTAGACTTCAGCAAGGGATGAGCAACATGCAGAGGATGCTGGAGGCGTGCATGGACATGCAGCTGGAATTGCAACGTTCAGTGAGACAAGAAGTGTCAGCGGCCTTGAATCGATTTGCAGGAGCTGAAG GATCCTCGATGGATCTAACTGATGATGGATCGAAATGGAACCAAGTGAGAAAGGGTACCTGCTGCGTATGCTGCGATACGCAAATCGATTCTCTACTGTACAG GTGCGGGCACATGTGTACTTGCTCAAAATGTGCAAATGAGCTAGTTCGGAGCGGTGGCAAGTGCCCGCTTTGCCGGGCCCCGATCGTGGAGGTGGTCCGTGCATACTCGGTAATGTAA
- the LOC101769254 gene encoding uncharacterized protein LOC101769254 isoform X2: MDEYHHRMGAAADFRRDLEDLVCDHLGGCFSPAPSSSSSCSAAGGGGAGHEPDEAESSAARRRRRESRLLSRWVARQAEEVLSSMEREVERRNREAELLALARLHPVSTLDPSSFLLSSPATPPPRPQPTAPPSLLQMWRELEHRRADADQPFDREPSPDTADRDRVRQIARRLTDPADGATAAAATGEWLGETERQRVRLVREWVQMASQPRDSRAASRRDEPPRLRGRQARLDVITRMARERQRELQGISGYHAVSEFPRRSRNRIQGLLRGRFLRNGALLVEEERPPSVAARELGQLRQSHRTPTLRSESVVSSQDVSQSDASVPESGRLLGNDESQRGAEARAFTDSEDSAQTVLENVDLQEADADRAEVHSPSIPLDGTAVMQESLTQGDNMRQDETEDDTVFWQSSLDSRLDRWPSEIEEGADRNWGDNAEDLHSETVEDDDREHDHLQEEPDDWHDDESHGTVENWQDDYQDSALDTGPIPRTENRFIPPDDDNVYSMELRELLSRRSVSNLLSNGFGESLERLIRSYVQRSGHGPLNWNLDATMPPSNSPNENQEQERNTETRQFQAPVNRPALVIPPPPLPPRQPLWHRELRHNNWSSRHREWDAINDLRSDMGRLQQGMSNMQRMLEACMDMQLELQRSVRQEVSAALNRFAGAEGSSMDLTDDGSKWNQVRKGTCCVCCDTQIDSLLYRCGHMCTCSKCANELVRSGGKCPLCRAPIVEVVRAYSVM, encoded by the exons ATGGACGAGTACCACCACCgcatgggcgccgccgccgacttccGCCGCGACCTCGAGGACCTCGTCTGCGACCACCTCGGCGGCTGCTTTTCGCCGGccccttcatcctcctcctcctgctccgccgccggggGAGGGGGCGCCGGCCATGAGCCCGACGAGGCCGAGTCCTCCGCcgcgcgcaggcgcaggcggGAGTCGCGCCTCCTCAGCCGCTGGGTCGCGCGCCAGGCCGAGGAGGTGCTCTCCTCCATGGAGCGCGAGGTCGAGCGCCGCAACCGCGAGGCCGAGCTCCTCGCCCTCGCGCGCCTCCACCCCGTCTCCAccctcgacccctcctccttcctcctctcctcgcccgccacgccgccgccgcgcccgcagcccaccgcgccgccctcgcTCCTCCAGATGTGGCGCGAGCTCGAGCACcgccgcgccgacgccgaccaGCCCTTCGACCGCGAGCCCTCCCCGGACACCGCCGACCGCGACCGCGTCCGCCAGATCGCGCGCCGCCTCACCGACCCCGccgacggcgccaccgccgcggccgccaccggGGAGTGGCTTGGCGAGACCGAGAGGCAGAGGGTCAGGCTCGTTAGAGAGTGGGTGCAGATGGCCAGCCAGCCGCGGGACTCCCGCGCAGCCTCGCGCAGGGATGAGCCTCCTCGCCTTCGTGGCCGCCAGGCGCGCTTGGATGTCATCACCCGGATGGCCAGGGAGCGCCAGCGCGAGCTGCAGGGGATATCAGGGTACCATGCCGTGTCCGAGTTCCCTCGCCGCAGCCGCAACCGCATCCAG GGATTGCTTAGAGGGAGGTTCTTGAGGAATGGGGCGCTTCTGGTTGAAGAGGAGCGACCACCGTCTGTGGCAGCGAGGGAGCTCGGGCAGTTGAGGCAGAGCCATCGCACGCCAACCTTGAG ATCAGAGAGTGTTGTAAGTAGTCAAGATGTTAGCCAGTCTGATGCTTCTGTGCCTGAAAGTGGTAGATTACTAGGTAACGATGAATCTCAACGAGGGGCTGAGGCCAGGGCTTTTACTGATAGTGAGGATTCAGCCCAAACTGTGCTGGAGAATGTGGATTTACAAGAGGCGGATGCAGATCGTGCTGAGGTACACTCACCAAGTATACCATTGGATGGCACGGCTGTGATGCAAGAGTCTCTTACTCAAGGTGATAATATGAGGCAAGATGAGACAGAAGATGACACGGTATTCTGGCAGTCATCTTTGGATAGCAGGCTGGATAGATGGCCCAGTGAGATCGAAGAGGGTGCTGACAGAAATTGGGGAGACAATGCAGAAGATTTACACAGTGAAACTGTGGAGGATGACGATAGGGAGCATGATCATCTCCAAGAGGAGCCTGATGACTGGCACGATGACGAGTCTCATGGTACCGTGGAAAACTGGCAAGATGATTACCAAGATTCCGCACTTGATACAGGCCCCATTCCTAGGACAGAAAATAGGTTTATCCCACCCGATGATGACAATGTGTATAGCATGGAACTTAGAGAATTACTTAGCAG GCGAAGTGTGTCCAATCTTCTGAGTAATGGCTTTGGTGAAAGTTTGGAGCGATTAATAAGGTCATATGTTCAACGGAGTGGTCATGGTCCCCTGAACTGGAATCTTGATGCGACTATGCCCCCTTCTAATTCACCAAATGAAAATCAGGAACAAGAAAGGAACACTGAGACTCGGCAATTCCAGGCTCCTGTCAACAGACCTGCCCTTGTTATCCCTCCTCCACCTTTGCCACCGCGACAGCCATTATGGCACAGAGAACTGCGTCATAACAACTGGAGCAGCAGACACAGG GAATGGGATGCTATTAATGATTTGAGAAGTGACATGGGTAGACTTCAGCAAGGGATGAGCAACATGCAGAGGATGCTGGAGGCGTGCATGGACATGCAGCTGGAATTGCAACGTTCAGTGAGACAAGAAGTGTCAGCGGCCTTGAATCGATTTGCAGGAGCTGAAG GATCCTCGATGGATCTAACTGATGATGGATCGAAATGGAACCAAGTGAGAAAGGGTACCTGCTGCGTATGCTGCGATACGCAAATCGATTCTCTACTGTACAG GTGCGGGCACATGTGTACTTGCTCAAAATGTGCAAATGAGCTAGTTCGGAGCGGTGGCAAGTGCCCGCTTTGCCGGGCCCCGATCGTGGAGGTGGTCCGTGCATACTCGGTAATGTAA